TGGCGACGGCTTCGTCGATGCCACCGACCATGTAGAAGGCGGCTTCCGGCAGGTGATCGTATTCGCCGTCGACAACGGCCTTGAACGACTTCACCGTGTCTTCGATCGACACGAACTTGCCGCTGATGCCGGTGAAGACTTCGGCGACGTGGAACGGCTGGCTGAGGAAGCGCTGGATCTTGCGCGCGCGGGCAACGGTCAGCTTATCCTCTTCCGACAGTTCATCCATGCCCAGGATGGCGATGATGTCCTGCAGCGACTTGTACTTCTGCAGGATCGACTGAACCGCACGCGCCGTGTCGTAATGCTCCTGGCCGACGACGGCCGGGCTCAGCGCGCGGCTGGTCGAATCGAGCGGGTCGACCGCCGGATAGATGCCGAGTTCCGAGATCGCGCGGTTGAGAACGGTCGTCGCGTCCAGGTGAGCGAACGAGGTCGCCGGTGCCGGGTCGGTAAGATCGTCCGCGGGAACGTAGATCGCCTGCACCGAGGTGATCGAACCCTTGTTGGTCGAGGTGATGCGCTCCTGCAGCGCGCCCATGTCGGTCGACAGGGTCGGCTGATAGCCCACCGCCGACGGAATACGGCCGAGCAGTGCCGACACTTCCGAACCCGCCTGGGTGAAGCGGAAGATGTTGTCGACGAAGAACAGCACGTCCTGGCCCTCGACGTCGCGGAAATACTCGGCGATCGTCAGGCCCGACAACGCGACGCGGGCACGCGCGCCCGGCGGCTCGTTCATCTGACCATAGACCAGCGCGACCTTCGAGCCTTCGCTGACCGCATTGCCGTCGGCGTCCTTGGCGATGACGCCCGCGTCGAGGAATTCGTGGTAGAGGTCGTTGCCCTCACGGGTCCGCTCGCCCACGCCCGCGAACACCGACGTGCCGCCGTGACCCTTGGCGATGTTGTTGATCAGTTCCTGGATGAGAACCGTCTTGCCGACGCCGGCGCCGCCGAACAGGCCGATCTTGCCACCCTTCGAATAGGGGGCGAGCAGGTCGATGACCTTGATGCCGGTGACCAGGATGCTGGTTTCGGTCGACTGGTCGACGAAGGCCGGAGCCTGGGCGTGGATCGGGGCGGTCTGTTCCGCACCGACCGGGCCGCGCTCGTCGATCGGCTCTCCGACGACGTTCAGGATGCGCCCCAGCGTCTTCGGGCCGACCGGCACGCGGATCTGCGAGCCGGTGTCGGTCACGGTCTGACCGCGGGTCAGGCCGTCCGTCGAGTCCATCGCGATCGTGCGGACGGTGTTCTCGCCCAGGTGCTGCGCGACTTCGAGGACCAGGCGGGTGCCGTTGTTGTCCGTCTCCAGCGCCGAGAGAATGGCGGGGAGGTTAGCGTCGAACTGCACGTCGACGACGGCGCCGATGACCTGCGAGATGCGGCCGACGTTGTTGGTGGTGCCCTGCGTCGGGCTGTCGATTGCGGCGGTGGCCATGTCTGTTTCCTTGCCCAAAGTCTCTTAATTCAGTTCGATCATCTGCGTGGCGGCAATGGCGCCATCACGATATTCTTCAGCCTTGATCACACCTCGCCAAGCGAAGGCAATGAAGTAGCGAGTTGCGCCCTTTTGCTCTGCCCACGTCCTGGTGCTGGCCTCGATTTCCGAATCGTCGAAATGACCATCGAGTGCCACAATGTCTCGGCGCTGCGGATCAACGAACGTCGGCAGAAAGTCGCCTTCGTTCGCGGCCATGTCGCGCGTTATCGAGACAAATTGGTCGAAGGTCAGACCGTCGTTCACAAAGCTTCTGCGCCGGAGATGATTTCCACCAGCTCGGTCGTGATCGCGGCCTGGCGGGTGCGGTTGTATTCGGTGGTGAGTCGCTTGATGAGGTCGCCCGCGTTGCGGGTCGCGTTGTCCATCGCGGTCATCTTGCTGCCCTGTTCCGACGCCGCATTTTCGCGCAGCGCGCGGAAGATCTGGATGGCGACGTTGCGTGGCAACAGGTCGGCGAGGATCGATTCCTCGTCGGGCTCGTATTCGACCACGGCCATGCCGGTGTCGGCCGCGACCGGTGCCGATGCCTCGATCTTCACCGGCAGGATCTGCTGCTCGGTCGGCTCCTGCGTCAGCACCGACTTGAAGGTTGCGTAGAACAGGTGCGCGACATCGAACTCGCCGGCTTCGAACCGGCGGATCAGGTCGTCGGCATAGCCCTTCGCATCCGCAAAGGTCAGCTTGCCGAGATCGCCGGGCTCGATGCCGTGGACCATCGACCCGCGATACAGGCGGTTCAGCACCGCGCGGCCCTTGCGACCGATGGTGTAGAACTTCACCGTCTTGCCCTGCGCGATCAGCTTGTCGGCTTCACGCCGCGCCAGGCGGGCGATGTTGGTGTTGAACGCGCCCGCCAGGCCGCGGTCGCTGGTCGCGACCACGAACAGGTGGACCTGGTCCTTGCCGGTGCCCGCGATCAGCGGCGACGCGCCTTCGTTCTTCGACGCGAGGCTCGCGACGACGCGTTCCAGCGTCTGCGCATAGGGACGACCGGCCTCCGCCGCTTCCTGCGCACGGCGCAGCTTCGCGGCGGCGACCATCTTCATCGCCTTGGTGATCTTCTGGGTCGACTTGACCGAGTTGATCCGGATCTTGAGGGCCTTGAGACTAGCCATCGTTCTCTTTCATGTGCTCCCGCGACGGCGGGAGCCCAGGGTAACCAAGCGAACCGCGTGCGGCTCTAGGCTCCCGCTTTCGCGGGAGCACCGGAGGCTTTACGCAAACGTCTTCGCGAACGCGTCGAGCGCAGCCTTCAGGCCGGCCTTTGCCTCGTCACCCAAGTCCTTGGTTTCGCGGATCTTGGTCAGTACGTCGGCGTGGTTCGCGCGCATGTCGGCGAGCATGGCGGCTTCGTAGCGCACCACGTCCTGCACCGGCACGCTGTCGAGATAGCCCTGCGTACCCGCGAAGATCGACACCGTCTGCTCTTCGAAGGGCAGCGGCGAGAACTGGGCCTGCTTCAGCAGCTCGGTCAGACGCGCACCGCGATTCAGCAGCTTCTGGGTCGACGCGTCGAGGTCCGAGCCGAACTGCGCGAACGCCGCCATTTCGCGGTACTGCGCCAGCTCCAGCTTGATCGAGCCCGACACCTTCTTCATCGCCTTGGTCTGCGCGGCCGAGCCGACGCGGCTGACCGACAGGCCGACGTTGATCGCGGGGCGGATACCGGCGTTGAACAGGTCGGTTTCGAGGAAGATCTGGCCGTCGGTGATCGAGATCACGTTCGTCGGAATATAGGCCGACACGTCGCCTGCCTGCGTCTCGATGATCGGCAGCGCGGTCAGCGAACCACCGCCGTTGGCGTCCGACATCTTCGCCGCACGCTCGAGCAGGCGGCTGTGAAGGTAGAACACGTCGCCCGGATAGGCTTCACGGCCCGGCGGGCGGCGCAGAAGCAGCGACATCTGGCGATAGGCGACGGCCTGCTTCGACAGATCGTCGAACACGATCAGCGCGTGCATACCGTTGTCACGGAAATACTCGCCCATCGCGGTGCCGGTGTAGGGCGCCAGGAACTGCATCGGCGCCGGTTCCGACGCGGTCGCGGCGACGACGATCGAATATTCCATCGCGCCGTTTTCTTCGAGCATGCGCACCAGCTGTGCGACGGTCGAGCGCTTCTGGCCGACCGCGACGTAGACGCAGTACAGCTTCTTCGATTCGTCCGAGCCCTGGTTGACGCTCTTCTGGTTGATGAAGGTGTCGATCGCGACGGCCGACTTGCCGGTCTGGCGGTCGCCGATGATCAGCTCGCGCTGGCCGCGGCCGACGGGGACCAGCGCGTCGATCGCCTTCAGGCCCGACTGCATCGGCTCCGACACGCCCTGACGCGGGATGATGCCCGGCGCCTTCACTTCGACGCGGCTGCGCTTTTCGGCGACGATCGGGCCCTTGCCGTCGATCGGGTTGCCGAGACCATCGACCACGCGGCCGAGCAGGCCCTTGCCGACCGGCACGTCGACGATCGTGCCGGTGCGCTTGACGGTGTCGCCTTCGCGGATTTCGGCGTCCGAGCCGAAGATCACGACGCCGACATTGTCGGCTTCCAGGTTGAGCGCCATGCCCTGCACGCCGTTGGCGAATTCGACCATCTCGCCCGCCTGGACGTTGTCGAGGCCATGGATGCGGGCGATGCCGTCACCGACGCTCAGCACCTGGCCGGTCTCGCTGACCGTGGCTTCGGTGCCGAAATTGGCGATCTGGTCCTTGATGACCTTCGAGATTTCTGCGGCGCGGATATCCATTGTCGTGCCTTAGCCTTTCATCGCGTGCGCGAGGGTGTTCAAACGGGTCTTGATCGAGCTGTCGATCATCTGGCTGCCGATCTTCACGACCAGTCCGCCCAGGAGCGAGGGGTCGACGCTCAGGTCGACGGAAACGTCGCGGCCGACGCGGGTGCGCAGGGCCTGCTTCAGGTCGGCGACCTGGCCATCGGTCAGCGGGTGGGCCGAGGTGACCTCCGCCGTCGTCTCACCGCGATGACGCGCGGCGAGCGCGCGATAGGCGCGGATGATCGCCGGCAGTTCGCGCAGACGGCGGTTCTCCGCCAGCACGCCCAGGAACTTGGTCGTCGTGGGGTCGAGGCCGAGCGTCGCGGCGACGGCGGCGATCGCCTTGCCGGCTGCCCCGCGGGCGATGATCGGGTTCGTCGTCAGCGCGGCAAAGTCGGCTGACTCGGCCAGCGCCTGCTTGACGGTGCCGAGGCTCGCCTCGACCGCATCGATCTGCTTGCCGCTTTCGGCGAGCTCGAACAGCGCAGTCGCGTAGCGCCCGCTGAGGCTTGCCTGAATACCGCCGGTGCTTTCCACGCGCGCGTCGTTCCTTACGTCGGACAGAATGTGATTGCCCCTGCACGAGAGAGGGCCGGCAAACGCGGCCCCATGTGTCGGGTCGCGGCGCGCCTAGCACCGGCATGCCTTTGGTGCAACCGGGAACCGGCATTTGGTTGACTAGGAAACCGCTTTTGCGCGATTAAGCGGGGGTGACCCAGATCAGTACCCTCGATTCCCATCTCGGCTTCTGGCTGCGGCAGGTCTCCAATCATGTATCGCATCGCTTTGCCGCGCGACTGGCGGAACAGGGCGTGACGCCGGCCGAATGGGTGCTGCTGCGGATGCTGCATGACGCGGGCGCGGTGCCGCCCAGCGCGCTTGCCGAGCGGCTTG
The nucleotide sequence above comes from Roseomonas aeriglobus. Encoded proteins:
- the atpD gene encoding F0F1 ATP synthase subunit beta, producing the protein MATAAIDSPTQGTTNNVGRISQVIGAVVDVQFDANLPAILSALETDNNGTRLVLEVAQHLGENTVRTIAMDSTDGLTRGQTVTDTGSQIRVPVGPKTLGRILNVVGEPIDERGPVGAEQTAPIHAQAPAFVDQSTETSILVTGIKVIDLLAPYSKGGKIGLFGGAGVGKTVLIQELINNIAKGHGGTSVFAGVGERTREGNDLYHEFLDAGVIAKDADGNAVSEGSKVALVYGQMNEPPGARARVALSGLTIAEYFRDVEGQDVLFFVDNIFRFTQAGSEVSALLGRIPSAVGYQPTLSTDMGALQERITSTNKGSITSVQAIYVPADDLTDPAPATSFAHLDATTVLNRAISELGIYPAVDPLDSTSRALSPAVVGQEHYDTARAVQSILQKYKSLQDIIAILGMDELSEEDKLTVARARKIQRFLSQPFHVAEVFTGISGKFVSIEDTVKSFKAVVDGEYDHLPEAAFYMVGGIDEAVAKGKKLAEEA
- a CDS encoding F0F1 ATP synthase subunit gamma, giving the protein MASLKALKIRINSVKSTQKITKAMKMVAAAKLRRAQEAAEAGRPYAQTLERVVASLASKNEGASPLIAGTGKDQVHLFVVATSDRGLAGAFNTNIARLARREADKLIAQGKTVKFYTIGRKGRAVLNRLYRGSMVHGIEPGDLGKLTFADAKGYADDLIRRFEAGEFDVAHLFYATFKSVLTQEPTEQQILPVKIEASAPVAADTGMAVVEYEPDEESILADLLPRNVAIQIFRALRENAASEQGSKMTAMDNATRNAGDLIKRLTTEYNRTRQAAITTELVEIISGAEAL
- a CDS encoding F0F1 ATP synthase subunit alpha, coding for MDIRAAEISKVIKDQIANFGTEATVSETGQVLSVGDGIARIHGLDNVQAGEMVEFANGVQGMALNLEADNVGVVIFGSDAEIREGDTVKRTGTIVDVPVGKGLLGRVVDGLGNPIDGKGPIVAEKRSRVEVKAPGIIPRQGVSEPMQSGLKAIDALVPVGRGQRELIIGDRQTGKSAVAIDTFINQKSVNQGSDESKKLYCVYVAVGQKRSTVAQLVRMLEENGAMEYSIVVAATASEPAPMQFLAPYTGTAMGEYFRDNGMHALIVFDDLSKQAVAYRQMSLLLRRPPGREAYPGDVFYLHSRLLERAAKMSDANGGGSLTALPIIETQAGDVSAYIPTNVISITDGQIFLETDLFNAGIRPAINVGLSVSRVGSAAQTKAMKKVSGSIKLELAQYREMAAFAQFGSDLDASTQKLLNRGARLTELLKQAQFSPLPFEEQTVSIFAGTQGYLDSVPVQDVVRYEAAMLADMRANHADVLTKIRETKDLGDEAKAGLKAALDAFAKTFA
- a CDS encoding F0F1 ATP synthase subunit delta; this translates as MESTGGIQASLSGRYATALFELAESGKQIDAVEASLGTVKQALAESADFAALTTNPIIARGAAGKAIAAVAATLGLDPTTTKFLGVLAENRRLRELPAIIRAYRALAARHRGETTAEVTSAHPLTDGQVADLKQALRTRVGRDVSVDLSVDPSLLGGLVVKIGSQMIDSSIKTRLNTLAHAMKG